A region of Saprospiraceae bacterium DNA encodes the following proteins:
- a CDS encoding HAMP domain-containing histidine kinase, with protein MTHELKTPISTVRVALEALHEFDGINDVAKRDDYLRISRNELDRLSLLVDRVLSMSNIDRALPAAQKEIIPLTQLVTNITETLQLQTEKQHTRILIHQSEPDISLYADPQWVSGIVYNLLDNALKYSDKEEPQIDIYINKNQDQVELIVKDNGPGIGSDHQQKIFEKFYRVPRGNVHTVKGHGLGLAFVWRIVKEMGGAISIDSELGKGSVFNVILPAG; from the coding sequence ATGACTCATGAGCTTAAGACCCCCATTTCGACGGTGCGTGTAGCACTAGAAGCGCTGCACGAGTTTGATGGAATCAATGATGTCGCCAAAAGGGATGATTACCTGAGGATATCCCGTAATGAACTGGATCGACTATCGCTCCTGGTCGATCGGGTGCTGTCTATGTCCAATATCGATCGGGCCTTACCAGCCGCCCAAAAAGAGATCATCCCTCTTACACAACTGGTCACTAATATCACAGAGACCTTGCAGCTGCAGACTGAAAAGCAACATACCCGTATTCTGATCCATCAATCCGAGCCTGATATCAGCCTGTATGCCGATCCTCAGTGGGTGTCCGGCATCGTCTACAATCTACTCGACAATGCTCTAAAATACAGCGACAAGGAAGAACCCCAGATAGACATCTATATCAATAAGAATCAAGATCAGGTAGAACTCATAGTAAAAGACAATGGCCCCGGAATAGGCAGTGACCATCAGCAAAAAATTTTCGAAAAGTTTTATCGTGTACCCCGTGGCAATGTCCATACGGTCAAAGGGCATGGCTTAGGATTGGCTTTTGTCTGGCGAATCGTCAAAGAAATGGGTGGTGCTATATCCATCGATAGCGAACTGGGTAAAGGATCTGTATTTAATGTTATACTCCCTGCCGGATGA
- a CDS encoding response regulator transcription factor, whose amino-acid sequence MIRLLYVEDEPNLAKIVSETLSSRQFEVRLVTRGDHAVSAFTEFQPDICVLDVMLPHLDGYEVSKRIRLQDKNVPIIFLTAKNQTEDALDGFSSGGNDYIRKPFSMEELIVRIKNLLALVNKTPYPDSKQDFIPLGRYLFFQGRQELLLNEKTKRLSHRETELLSMLLENKHETVLRKNILDKIWGDDSFFNSRNLDVYITKLRDYLKEDEQIQIITLKGVGYRLVD is encoded by the coding sequence ATGATCAGACTATTGTACGTAGAGGACGAACCCAACCTGGCGAAAATCGTCAGTGAAACTTTAAGTAGTCGCCAATTTGAGGTCCGGTTAGTGACGAGAGGAGATCATGCTGTGTCAGCTTTCACTGAATTCCAACCTGACATCTGTGTGCTGGATGTAATGCTTCCTCATCTGGATGGGTATGAAGTCAGTAAACGCATTCGCCTGCAGGACAAAAATGTACCCATCATCTTTCTTACTGCCAAAAATCAAACGGAAGATGCCCTCGATGGGTTTAGTAGCGGAGGCAACGATTATATCCGCAAACCGTTCAGTATGGAAGAATTGATCGTAAGGATTAAAAATTTGTTGGCACTCGTCAATAAAACTCCTTACCCAGATTCCAAACAAGATTTTATCCCCCTAGGCAGATACCTATTCTTTCAAGGCCGCCAGGAATTGTTGTTAAACGAAAAAACAAAAAGATTGTCCCACCGCGAGACGGAGCTGCTGTCCATGCTCCTGGAGAATAAACACGAAACTGTCCTGCGTAAAAACATCCTTGATAAAATCTGGGGCGATGATTCTTTTTTCAATTCCCGCAATCTCGATGTGTACATTACAAAATTGAGGGACTACCTCAAAGAGGATGAACAAATACAAATCATTACTTTAAAAGGAGTTGGATATAGATTGGTGGATTGA